One Glycine max cultivar Williams 82 chromosome 4, Glycine_max_v4.0, whole genome shotgun sequence DNA segment encodes these proteins:
- the LOC100797444 gene encoding protein KRTCAP2 homolog has product MAGSGSSMLYSFLLFTVILSLQEMYRGKLASSELYTILGGFVSSLLFLVLLTFIGNFQETIGARTGWGAVIVAEAVALIAASTVHRVCITTCFLFSAALLYEVNKISGSALSTSDSRTKKQSGRA; this is encoded by the exons ATGGCGGGGTCTGGGAGTTCCATGCTATATTCCTTTCTTCTCTTCACAGTCATTCTCTCACTTCAAGAAATGTACCGAGGGAAACTAGCATCATCAGAATTATACACTATACTTGGAGGGTTCGTTAGCTCTCTCCTATTTCTTGTGCTCCTAACT TTCATTGGAAATTTTCAGGAAACAATTGGTGCAAGAACTGGTTGGGGAGCTG TCATTGTTGCAGAAGCTGTTGCTCTGATTGCTGCAAGCACTGTCCACCGAGTTTGCATCACTACATG TTTCCTGTTCTCGGCTGCATTGCTGTATGAGGTTAACAAGATCTCTGGGTCAGCGCTTTCAACAAGTGACTCCAGGACTAAAAAGCAAAGTGGAAGAGCTTAA
- the LOC100779375 gene encoding auxilin-related protein 2 isoform X5: MDEFGVLTERFGLKPQGKSAPMARAKRPPNVADSQTRPNSKSPLNGSPSHQNSTFDFDYGFFSSSNNSNTDNKTQRFDDIFGVDAKSNGASFDYDSIFSGSNKPVSASSYVDDIFGGMHEKSVGVDDLLDKIGGLNTNAKSPNTKTPAFDYLIPGFGVSNNGVEMNKQSVTPNKPAAAASQDDPFLIFETASSSASSESFLNALEQISRSNNSKGTKGGSPSLKSPPKPMSKVLGAVNRPSVSTIDELEDFAMGGAQTNASSRKANVNAAETKQNLAARMNNGKRVPAARVNQANGVDDLESFFSMGSRSSSVPKSRTPTMDHMYDNQMKNKERPEVSPRVPSRSSASVNKSPVMTSLDDLSLMFGGSPSSEFQEVEGETEERRKARLGRHQRAQERALKAVNDMNQRDLQTKMEQEERRKIADTADVQIKRWAAGKEGNMRALLSTLQYYICLWLSEGSAKTLPSCLQDLI; encoded by the exons ATGGACGAGTTCGGCGTTTTGACCGAAAGGTTCGGTCTCAAACCACAAGGAAAATCCGCTCCAATGGCTAGGGCAAAGCGACCTCCGAATGTCGCTGATTCCCAAACACGCCCCAATTCCAAATCCCCCCTTAACGGATCCCCGTCTCACCAAAACTCCACCTTCGATTTCGATTACGGCTTtttcagcagcagcaacaacagcaacacCGACAACAAAACGCAGCGTTTCGACGACATCTTTGGCGTAGACGCCAAATCCAATGGCGCTTCGTTCGACTACGATTCCATATTCTCCGGATCGAACAAACCGGTTTCCGCGTCATCTTATGTGGATGACATATTCGGTGGAATGCATGAGAAGAGTGTCGGCGTTGATGATCTGCTTGATAAGATTGGCGGGTTAAACACCAACGCTAAGAGTCCAAACACAAAAACACCTGCTTTTGATTATTTGATCCCTGGCTTTGGTGTTTCAAATAATGG TGTTGAGATGAACAAGCAAAGTGTTACTCCAAACAAGCCTGCTGCGGCGGCGTCTCAGGATGATCCGTTTTTGATATTTGAAACTGCTTCAAGCTCGGCATCTTCAGAATCATTCCTGAACGCGCTGGAGCAGATTAGTAGGTCGAATAATTCTAAGGGGACAAAAGGAGGGTCCCCATCATTGAAGTCTCCACCCAAGCCAATGAGTAAAG TTTTGGGTGCAGTTAATAGGCCGAGTGTATCAACAATAGATGAGCTTGAGGACTTTGCCATGGGTGGGGCACAGACTAATGCTAGTAGTAGAAAGGCCAATGTTAACGCCGCTGAGACTAAACAAAACTTGGCGGCTAGGATGAACAATGGTAAAAGAGTTCCAGCTGCGAGAGTGAATCAGGCAAATGGCGTGGATGATCTTGAATCCTTTTTCAGCATGGGCTCTCGATCAAGCAGCGTGCCAAAGTCAAGGACTCCAACTATG GATCATATGTATGATAACCAAATGAAGAACAAAGAGAGACCTGAGGTGTCACCAAGAGTGCCATCTAGATCCTCAGCAAGCGTGAATAAATCTCCAGTGATGACATCCCTTGATGACCTGTCATTGATGTTCGGTG GTTCCCCATCATCTGAATTCCAGGAGGTTGAAGGGGAAACTGAAGAAAGACGAAAAGCAAGATTAGGACGTCATCAGAGAGCACAAGAGCGAGCG TTAAAAGCAGTGAATGATATGAACCAGCGTGACCTTCAAACTAAGATGGAGCAAGAAGAGAGGCGG AAAATTGCTGATACTGCAGATGTTCAGATAAAGCGCTGGGCTGCAGGGAAAGAAGGCAATATGCGGGCATTGCTATCAACATTACAATAT TATATATGCCTTTGGTTAAGCGAAGGCTCTGCCAAAACTCTCCCCAGTTGTCTCCAAGATCTTATTTAA
- the LOC100779910 gene encoding amino acid permease 3: MVEMDGVGSKYHQQTLNFSIDIHQQGISKCFDDDGRPKRTGTVWTASAHIITAVIGSGVLSLAWAIAQLGWIAGPIVMVLFSAITYYTSTLLSDCYRTGDPVTGKRNYTYMDAIQSNFGGNGFKVKLCGLVQYINLFGVAIGYTIAASTSMMAIERSNCYHKSGGKDPCHMNSNMYMISFGIVEIIFSQIPGFDQLWWLSIVAAVMSFTYSTIGLGLGIGKVIENRGVGGSLTGITIGTVTQTEKVWRTMQALGDIAFAYSYSLILVEIQDTVKSPPSESKTMKKASFISVAVTSIFYMLCGCFGYAAFGDASPGNLLTGFGFYNPYWLLDIANAAIVIHLVGSYQVYCQPLFAFVEKHAARMLPDSDFVNKEIEIPIPGFHSYKVNLFRLVWRTIYVMVSTVISMLLPFFNDIGGLLGAFGFWPLTVYFPVEMYINQKRIPKWSTKWICLQILSMACLLMTIGAAAGSIAGIAIDLQTYKPFKTNY, translated from the exons ATGGTTGAGATGGATGGCGTTGGCAGCAAGTATCATCAACAAACACTTAACTTCTCCATCGACATTCATCAACAAGGAATCTCTAAATGTTTCGACGACGATGGTCGCCCCAAACGAACCG GGACGGTGTGGACTGCAAGTGCACACATAATAACTGCAGTGATTGGGTCTGGGGTGCTGTCTCTGGCTTGGGCTATAGCTCAGCTTGGATGGATTGCTGGTCCTATTGTCATGGTTCTCTTTTCTGCCATCACTTACTACACTTCCACTCTTCTCTCTGATTGTTATCGTACTGGTGATCCTGTAACTGGCAAGAGAAACTACACTTACATGGACGCTATTCAGTCTAACTTTG GTGGAAATGGCTTTAAGGTCAAGCTGTGTGGGCTAGTTCAGTACATTAACCTTTTCGGAGTCGCCATTGGTTACACTATAGCGGCTTCCACTAGCATGAT GGCAATTGAAAGATCTAATTGTTACCACAAGAGTGGAGGGAAAGATCCATGTCATATGAACAGTAACATGTACATGATTTCATTTGGTATagtggaaattattttctcacAAATTCCGGGCTTCGATCAATTGTGGTGGCTCTCCATTGTAGCTGCTGTCATGTCCTTCACATACTCCACTATTGGGCTAGGCCTTGGTATTGGAAAAGTTATTG AAAATAGAGGAGTCGGGGGAAGCCTAACCgggataacaattggtaccgtGACACAAACTGAAAAAGTTTGGAGAACCATGCAAGCTCTTGGTGACATAGCCTTTGCCTATTCATACTCCCTCATCCTTGTAGAAATTcag GACACAGTGAAATCCCCTCCATCAGAGTCAAAAACAATGAAGAAGGCTAGTTTCATCAGTGTTGCAGTAACCAGCATTTTCTACATGCTTTGTGGTTGCTTTGGTTATGCTGCTTTTGGAGATGCAAGCCCTGGAAACCTTCTCACTGGCTTTGGTTTCTACAACCCATATTGGCTCCTTGACATAGCTAATGCTGCCATAGTGATCCACCTTGTTGGTTCATACCAAGTTTACTGCCAGCCCCTCTTCGCCTTCGTTGAGAAACACGCGGCGCGTATGCTCCCAGATAGTGATTTTGTGaacaaagaaattgaaattccaatcCCTGGTTTCCATTCCTACAAGGTCAACCTCTTCAGATTGGTTTGGAGGACAATATATGTAATGGTGAGCACTGTAATATCAATGCTCCTCCCATTCTTCAATGACATAGGGGGACTTCTTGGAGCATTTGGATTTTGGCCCCTTACTGTGTATTTCCCAGTGGAGATGTACATTAATCAAAAGAGAATACCAAAATGGAGCACAAAGTGGATCTGCCTCCAAATACTTAGCATGGCTTGCCTTTTGATGACTATAGGAGCTGCAGCTGGCTCTATTGCTGGGattgccattgatcttcaaacttacaagcctttcaaaaccAACTATTGA
- the LOC100779375 gene encoding auxilin-related protein 2 isoform X4, which yields MDEFGVLTERFGLKPQGKSAPMARAKRPPNVADSQTRPNSKSPLNGSPSHQNSTFDFDYGFFSSSNNSNTDNKTQRFDDIFGVDAKSNGASFDYDSIFSGSNKPVSASSYVDDIFGGMHEKSVGVDDLLDKIGGLNTNAKSPNTKTPAFDYLIPGFGVSNNGVEMNKQSVTPNKPAAAASQDDPFLIFETASSSASSESFLNALEQISRSNNSKGTKGGSPSLKSPPKPMSKVNRPSVSTIDELEDFAMGGAQTNASSRKANVNAAETKQNLAARMNNGKRVPAARVNQANGVDDLESFFSMGSRSSSVPKSRTPTMDHMYDNQMKNKERPEVSPRVPSRSSASVNKSPVMTSLDDLSLMFGGSPSSEFQEVEGETEERRKARLGRHQRAQERALKAVNDMNQRDLQTKMEQEERRKIADTADVQIKRWAAGKEGNMRALLSTLQYVLWPECGWQPVSLTDMITSSAVKKVYRKANLCIHPDKVQQKGATLEQKYTAEKVFDILKEAYTKFNAEELS from the exons ATGGACGAGTTCGGCGTTTTGACCGAAAGGTTCGGTCTCAAACCACAAGGAAAATCCGCTCCAATGGCTAGGGCAAAGCGACCTCCGAATGTCGCTGATTCCCAAACACGCCCCAATTCCAAATCCCCCCTTAACGGATCCCCGTCTCACCAAAACTCCACCTTCGATTTCGATTACGGCTTtttcagcagcagcaacaacagcaacacCGACAACAAAACGCAGCGTTTCGACGACATCTTTGGCGTAGACGCCAAATCCAATGGCGCTTCGTTCGACTACGATTCCATATTCTCCGGATCGAACAAACCGGTTTCCGCGTCATCTTATGTGGATGACATATTCGGTGGAATGCATGAGAAGAGTGTCGGCGTTGATGATCTGCTTGATAAGATTGGCGGGTTAAACACCAACGCTAAGAGTCCAAACACAAAAACACCTGCTTTTGATTATTTGATCCCTGGCTTTGGTGTTTCAAATAATGG TGTTGAGATGAACAAGCAAAGTGTTACTCCAAACAAGCCTGCTGCGGCGGCGTCTCAGGATGATCCGTTTTTGATATTTGAAACTGCTTCAAGCTCGGCATCTTCAGAATCATTCCTGAACGCGCTGGAGCAGATTAGTAGGTCGAATAATTCTAAGGGGACAAAAGGAGGGTCCCCATCATTGAAGTCTCCACCCAAGCCAATGAGTAAAG TTAATAGGCCGAGTGTATCAACAATAGATGAGCTTGAGGACTTTGCCATGGGTGGGGCACAGACTAATGCTAGTAGTAGAAAGGCCAATGTTAACGCCGCTGAGACTAAACAAAACTTGGCGGCTAGGATGAACAATGGTAAAAGAGTTCCAGCTGCGAGAGTGAATCAGGCAAATGGCGTGGATGATCTTGAATCCTTTTTCAGCATGGGCTCTCGATCAAGCAGCGTGCCAAAGTCAAGGACTCCAACTATG GATCATATGTATGATAACCAAATGAAGAACAAAGAGAGACCTGAGGTGTCACCAAGAGTGCCATCTAGATCCTCAGCAAGCGTGAATAAATCTCCAGTGATGACATCCCTTGATGACCTGTCATTGATGTTCGGTG GTTCCCCATCATCTGAATTCCAGGAGGTTGAAGGGGAAACTGAAGAAAGACGAAAAGCAAGATTAGGACGTCATCAGAGAGCACAAGAGCGAGCG TTAAAAGCAGTGAATGATATGAACCAGCGTGACCTTCAAACTAAGATGGAGCAAGAAGAGAGGCGG AAAATTGCTGATACTGCAGATGTTCAGATAAAGCGCTGGGCTGCAGGGAAAGAAGGCAATATGCGGGCATTGCTATCAACATTACAATAT GTTCTTTGGCCAGAATgtggttggcagccagtttctctGACAGATATGATTACCTCTTCGGCAGTTAAAAAAGTTTATAGAAAAGCAAATTTATGTATTCACCCAGATAAAGTCCAGCAGAAAGGGGCTACTCTTGAACAGAAATACACAGCGGAGAAGGTTTTTGACATTCTTAAG GAAGCTTACACCAAGTTCAATGCGGAAGAGCTTTCTTAG
- the LOC100796909 gene encoding 1-aminocyclopropane-1-carboxylate oxidase 5-like, translating into MAVPVIDFSKLNGEERAKTMAQIANGCEEWGFFQLINHGIPEELLERVKKVAAEFYKLEREENFKNSKSVKLLSDLVEKKSSEKLEHADWEDVITLLDDNEWPEKTPGFRETMAKYRAELKKLAEKVMEVMDENLGLTKGYIKKALNGGDGDNAFFGTKVSHYPPCPHPGLVKGLRAHTDAGGVILLLQDDKVGGLQMLKDGQWIDVQPLPNAIVINTGDQIEVLSNGRYKSCWHRVLATPDGNRRSIASFYNPSFKATICPAPQLVEKEDQQVNQTYPKFVFGDYMSVYAEQKFLPKEPRFQAVRAM; encoded by the exons ATGGCAGTTCCAGTGATTGATTTTTCAAAGCTCAATGGTGAAGAAAGAgccaaaactatggcacagattgctaatggatgtgaagagtggGGATTTTTTCAG TTGATCAACCATGGCATTCCTGAGGAACTCCTTGAGAGGGTGAAGAAGGTTGCTGCTGAGTTCTATAAGCTGGAAAGAGAGGAGAATTTCAAGAACTCCAAATCAGTGAAGCTACTAAGCGATTTAGTCGAAAAGAAGAGCAGCGAAAAGCTGGAGCATGCGGATTGGGAGGATGTTATCACTCTCCTTGATGATAACGAATGGCCAGAAAAAACACCAGGCTTCAG GGAAACCATGGCGAAATATCGGGCCGAGCTAAAGAAATTGGCAGAGAAAGTGATGGAGGTGATGGATGAGAATCTTGGCTTAACCAAAGGGTACATCAAGAAGGCACTGAATGGTGGAGATGGAGACAATGCCTTCTTTGGCACCAAGGTGAGCCACTACCCTCCATGTCCCCATCCAGGGCTTGTGAAGGGTCTGCGAGCTCACACCGACGCAGGAGGCGTCATCCTACTCCTCCAAGATGACAAGGTTGGTGGCCTTCAGATGCTGAAAGATGGGCAATGGATTGATGTGCAGCCTTTGCCAAATGCCATTGTCATCAACACTGGTGACCAGATTGAGGTCCTGAGCAATGGTAGATACAAGAGTTGCTGGCACAGGGTTCTGGCCACACCAGATGGGAACAGAAGATCAATTGCCTCCTTCTATAACCCTTCATTCAAAGCCACCATATGTCCTGCACCACAACTTGTGGAGAAAGAAGACCAACAAGTGAATCAAACTTATCCTAAGTTTGTTTTTGGTGACTACATGTCTGTCTATGCTGAGCAGAAGTTCCTTCCCAAGGAACCAAGGTTCCAAGCTGTTAGGGCCATGTGA
- the LOC100779375 gene encoding auxilin-related protein 2 isoform X1 → MDEFGVLTERFGLKPQGKSAPMARAKRPPNVADSQTRPNSKSPLNGSPSHQNSTFDFDYGFFSSSNNSNTDNKTQRFDDIFGVDAKSNGASFDYDSIFSGSNKPVSASSYVDDIFGGMHEKSVGVDDLLDKIGGLNTNAKSPNTKTPAFDYLIPGFGVSNNGVEMNKQSVTPNKPAAAASQDDPFLIFETASSSASSESFLNALEQISRSNNSKGTKGGSPSLKSPPKPMSKVLGAVNRPSVSTIDELEDFAMGGAQTNASSRKANVNAAETKQNLAARMNNGKRVPAARVNQANGVDDLESFFSMGSRSSSVPKSRTPTMDHMYDNQMKNKERPEVSPRVPSRSSASVNKSPVMTSLDDLSLMFGGKFLKFIDSYFSEVVEKSFILLVAKGSPSSEFQEVEGETEERRKARLGRHQRAQERALKAVNDMNQRDLQTKMEQEERRKIADTADVQIKRWAAGKEGNMRALLSTLQYVLWPECGWQPVSLTDMITSSAVKKVYRKANLCIHPDKVQQKGATLEQKYTAEKVFDILKEAYTKFNAEELS, encoded by the exons ATGGACGAGTTCGGCGTTTTGACCGAAAGGTTCGGTCTCAAACCACAAGGAAAATCCGCTCCAATGGCTAGGGCAAAGCGACCTCCGAATGTCGCTGATTCCCAAACACGCCCCAATTCCAAATCCCCCCTTAACGGATCCCCGTCTCACCAAAACTCCACCTTCGATTTCGATTACGGCTTtttcagcagcagcaacaacagcaacacCGACAACAAAACGCAGCGTTTCGACGACATCTTTGGCGTAGACGCCAAATCCAATGGCGCTTCGTTCGACTACGATTCCATATTCTCCGGATCGAACAAACCGGTTTCCGCGTCATCTTATGTGGATGACATATTCGGTGGAATGCATGAGAAGAGTGTCGGCGTTGATGATCTGCTTGATAAGATTGGCGGGTTAAACACCAACGCTAAGAGTCCAAACACAAAAACACCTGCTTTTGATTATTTGATCCCTGGCTTTGGTGTTTCAAATAATGG TGTTGAGATGAACAAGCAAAGTGTTACTCCAAACAAGCCTGCTGCGGCGGCGTCTCAGGATGATCCGTTTTTGATATTTGAAACTGCTTCAAGCTCGGCATCTTCAGAATCATTCCTGAACGCGCTGGAGCAGATTAGTAGGTCGAATAATTCTAAGGGGACAAAAGGAGGGTCCCCATCATTGAAGTCTCCACCCAAGCCAATGAGTAAAG TTTTGGGTGCAGTTAATAGGCCGAGTGTATCAACAATAGATGAGCTTGAGGACTTTGCCATGGGTGGGGCACAGACTAATGCTAGTAGTAGAAAGGCCAATGTTAACGCCGCTGAGACTAAACAAAACTTGGCGGCTAGGATGAACAATGGTAAAAGAGTTCCAGCTGCGAGAGTGAATCAGGCAAATGGCGTGGATGATCTTGAATCCTTTTTCAGCATGGGCTCTCGATCAAGCAGCGTGCCAAAGTCAAGGACTCCAACTATG GATCATATGTATGATAACCAAATGAAGAACAAAGAGAGACCTGAGGTGTCACCAAGAGTGCCATCTAGATCCTCAGCAAGCGTGAATAAATCTCCAGTGATGACATCCCTTGATGACCTGTCATTGATGTTCGGTGGtaagtttttgaaatttatcGATTCCTATTTCAGTGAAGTGGttgaaaaatcatttattcTTTTGGTTGCAAAAGGTTCCCCATCATCTGAATTCCAGGAGGTTGAAGGGGAAACTGAAGAAAGACGAAAAGCAAGATTAGGACGTCATCAGAGAGCACAAGAGCGAGCG TTAAAAGCAGTGAATGATATGAACCAGCGTGACCTTCAAACTAAGATGGAGCAAGAAGAGAGGCGG AAAATTGCTGATACTGCAGATGTTCAGATAAAGCGCTGGGCTGCAGGGAAAGAAGGCAATATGCGGGCATTGCTATCAACATTACAATAT GTTCTTTGGCCAGAATgtggttggcagccagtttctctGACAGATATGATTACCTCTTCGGCAGTTAAAAAAGTTTATAGAAAAGCAAATTTATGTATTCACCCAGATAAAGTCCAGCAGAAAGGGGCTACTCTTGAACAGAAATACACAGCGGAGAAGGTTTTTGACATTCTTAAG GAAGCTTACACCAAGTTCAATGCGGAAGAGCTTTCTTAG
- the LOC100779375 gene encoding auxilin-related protein 2 isoform X3 translates to MDEFGVLTERFGLKPQGKSAPMARAKRPPNVADSQTRPNSKSPLNGSPSHQNSTFDFDYGFFSSSNNSNTDNKTQRFDDIFGVDAKSNGASFDYDSIFSGSNKPVSASSYVDDIFGGMHEKSVGVDDLLDKIGGLNTNAKSPNTKTPAFDYLIPGFGVSNNGVEMNKQSVTPNKPAAAASQDDPFLIFETASSSASSESFLNALEQISRSNNSKGTKGGSPSLKSPPKPMSKVLGAVNRPSVSTIDELEDFAMGGAQTNASSRKANVNAAETKQNLAARMNNGKRVPAARVNQANGVDDLESFFSMGSRSSSVPKSRTPTMDHMYDNQMKNKERPEVSPRVPSRSSASVNKSPVMTSLDDLSLMFGGSPSSEFQEVEGETEERRKARLGRHQRAQERALKAVNDMNQRDLQTKMEQEERRKIADTADVQIKRWAAGKEGNMRALLSTLQYVLWPECGWQPVSLTDMITSSAVKKVYRKANLCIHPDKVQQKGATLEQKYTAEKVFDILKEAYTKFNAEELS, encoded by the exons ATGGACGAGTTCGGCGTTTTGACCGAAAGGTTCGGTCTCAAACCACAAGGAAAATCCGCTCCAATGGCTAGGGCAAAGCGACCTCCGAATGTCGCTGATTCCCAAACACGCCCCAATTCCAAATCCCCCCTTAACGGATCCCCGTCTCACCAAAACTCCACCTTCGATTTCGATTACGGCTTtttcagcagcagcaacaacagcaacacCGACAACAAAACGCAGCGTTTCGACGACATCTTTGGCGTAGACGCCAAATCCAATGGCGCTTCGTTCGACTACGATTCCATATTCTCCGGATCGAACAAACCGGTTTCCGCGTCATCTTATGTGGATGACATATTCGGTGGAATGCATGAGAAGAGTGTCGGCGTTGATGATCTGCTTGATAAGATTGGCGGGTTAAACACCAACGCTAAGAGTCCAAACACAAAAACACCTGCTTTTGATTATTTGATCCCTGGCTTTGGTGTTTCAAATAATGG TGTTGAGATGAACAAGCAAAGTGTTACTCCAAACAAGCCTGCTGCGGCGGCGTCTCAGGATGATCCGTTTTTGATATTTGAAACTGCTTCAAGCTCGGCATCTTCAGAATCATTCCTGAACGCGCTGGAGCAGATTAGTAGGTCGAATAATTCTAAGGGGACAAAAGGAGGGTCCCCATCATTGAAGTCTCCACCCAAGCCAATGAGTAAAG TTTTGGGTGCAGTTAATAGGCCGAGTGTATCAACAATAGATGAGCTTGAGGACTTTGCCATGGGTGGGGCACAGACTAATGCTAGTAGTAGAAAGGCCAATGTTAACGCCGCTGAGACTAAACAAAACTTGGCGGCTAGGATGAACAATGGTAAAAGAGTTCCAGCTGCGAGAGTGAATCAGGCAAATGGCGTGGATGATCTTGAATCCTTTTTCAGCATGGGCTCTCGATCAAGCAGCGTGCCAAAGTCAAGGACTCCAACTATG GATCATATGTATGATAACCAAATGAAGAACAAAGAGAGACCTGAGGTGTCACCAAGAGTGCCATCTAGATCCTCAGCAAGCGTGAATAAATCTCCAGTGATGACATCCCTTGATGACCTGTCATTGATGTTCGGTG GTTCCCCATCATCTGAATTCCAGGAGGTTGAAGGGGAAACTGAAGAAAGACGAAAAGCAAGATTAGGACGTCATCAGAGAGCACAAGAGCGAGCG TTAAAAGCAGTGAATGATATGAACCAGCGTGACCTTCAAACTAAGATGGAGCAAGAAGAGAGGCGG AAAATTGCTGATACTGCAGATGTTCAGATAAAGCGCTGGGCTGCAGGGAAAGAAGGCAATATGCGGGCATTGCTATCAACATTACAATAT GTTCTTTGGCCAGAATgtggttggcagccagtttctctGACAGATATGATTACCTCTTCGGCAGTTAAAAAAGTTTATAGAAAAGCAAATTTATGTATTCACCCAGATAAAGTCCAGCAGAAAGGGGCTACTCTTGAACAGAAATACACAGCGGAGAAGGTTTTTGACATTCTTAAG GAAGCTTACACCAAGTTCAATGCGGAAGAGCTTTCTTAG
- the LOC100779375 gene encoding auxilin-related protein 2 isoform X2 produces MDEFGVLTERFGLKPQGKSAPMARAKRPPNVADSQTRPNSKSPLNGSPSHQNSTFDFDYGFFSSSNNSNTDNKTQRFDDIFGVDAKSNGASFDYDSIFSGSNKPVSASSYVDDIFGGMHEKSVGVDDLLDKIGGLNTNAKSPNTKTPAFDYLIPGFGVSNNGVEMNKQSVTPNKPAAAASQDDPFLIFETASSSASSESFLNALEQISRSNNSKGTKGGSPSLKSPPKPMSKVNRPSVSTIDELEDFAMGGAQTNASSRKANVNAAETKQNLAARMNNGKRVPAARVNQANGVDDLESFFSMGSRSSSVPKSRTPTMDHMYDNQMKNKERPEVSPRVPSRSSASVNKSPVMTSLDDLSLMFGGKFLKFIDSYFSEVVEKSFILLVAKGSPSSEFQEVEGETEERRKARLGRHQRAQERALKAVNDMNQRDLQTKMEQEERRKIADTADVQIKRWAAGKEGNMRALLSTLQYVLWPECGWQPVSLTDMITSSAVKKVYRKANLCIHPDKVQQKGATLEQKYTAEKVFDILKEAYTKFNAEELS; encoded by the exons ATGGACGAGTTCGGCGTTTTGACCGAAAGGTTCGGTCTCAAACCACAAGGAAAATCCGCTCCAATGGCTAGGGCAAAGCGACCTCCGAATGTCGCTGATTCCCAAACACGCCCCAATTCCAAATCCCCCCTTAACGGATCCCCGTCTCACCAAAACTCCACCTTCGATTTCGATTACGGCTTtttcagcagcagcaacaacagcaacacCGACAACAAAACGCAGCGTTTCGACGACATCTTTGGCGTAGACGCCAAATCCAATGGCGCTTCGTTCGACTACGATTCCATATTCTCCGGATCGAACAAACCGGTTTCCGCGTCATCTTATGTGGATGACATATTCGGTGGAATGCATGAGAAGAGTGTCGGCGTTGATGATCTGCTTGATAAGATTGGCGGGTTAAACACCAACGCTAAGAGTCCAAACACAAAAACACCTGCTTTTGATTATTTGATCCCTGGCTTTGGTGTTTCAAATAATGG TGTTGAGATGAACAAGCAAAGTGTTACTCCAAACAAGCCTGCTGCGGCGGCGTCTCAGGATGATCCGTTTTTGATATTTGAAACTGCTTCAAGCTCGGCATCTTCAGAATCATTCCTGAACGCGCTGGAGCAGATTAGTAGGTCGAATAATTCTAAGGGGACAAAAGGAGGGTCCCCATCATTGAAGTCTCCACCCAAGCCAATGAGTAAAG TTAATAGGCCGAGTGTATCAACAATAGATGAGCTTGAGGACTTTGCCATGGGTGGGGCACAGACTAATGCTAGTAGTAGAAAGGCCAATGTTAACGCCGCTGAGACTAAACAAAACTTGGCGGCTAGGATGAACAATGGTAAAAGAGTTCCAGCTGCGAGAGTGAATCAGGCAAATGGCGTGGATGATCTTGAATCCTTTTTCAGCATGGGCTCTCGATCAAGCAGCGTGCCAAAGTCAAGGACTCCAACTATG GATCATATGTATGATAACCAAATGAAGAACAAAGAGAGACCTGAGGTGTCACCAAGAGTGCCATCTAGATCCTCAGCAAGCGTGAATAAATCTCCAGTGATGACATCCCTTGATGACCTGTCATTGATGTTCGGTGGtaagtttttgaaatttatcGATTCCTATTTCAGTGAAGTGGttgaaaaatcatttattcTTTTGGTTGCAAAAGGTTCCCCATCATCTGAATTCCAGGAGGTTGAAGGGGAAACTGAAGAAAGACGAAAAGCAAGATTAGGACGTCATCAGAGAGCACAAGAGCGAGCG TTAAAAGCAGTGAATGATATGAACCAGCGTGACCTTCAAACTAAGATGGAGCAAGAAGAGAGGCGG AAAATTGCTGATACTGCAGATGTTCAGATAAAGCGCTGGGCTGCAGGGAAAGAAGGCAATATGCGGGCATTGCTATCAACATTACAATAT GTTCTTTGGCCAGAATgtggttggcagccagtttctctGACAGATATGATTACCTCTTCGGCAGTTAAAAAAGTTTATAGAAAAGCAAATTTATGTATTCACCCAGATAAAGTCCAGCAGAAAGGGGCTACTCTTGAACAGAAATACACAGCGGAGAAGGTTTTTGACATTCTTAAG GAAGCTTACACCAAGTTCAATGCGGAAGAGCTTTCTTAG